Proteins from a single region of Neomonachus schauinslandi chromosome 10, ASM220157v2, whole genome shotgun sequence:
- the FERMT1 gene encoding fermitin family homolog 1 isoform X1: MMLSSSDFESASWELVVRVDHPNEEEQKDVTLRVSGDLHVGGLMLKLVEQINISQDWSDFALWWEQKHCWLLKTHWTLDKCGVQADAKLLFTPQHKMLRLRLPNVKTVRLRVSFSAVVFKAVSDICKILNIRRSEELSLLKPSGDYFKKKKKKDKSNKEPIIEDILNLEGSPTTSGPPVSPGLYSKTMTPTYDPINGTPASSTMTWFSDSPLTEQNCSILAFSQPPQSPEALADMYQPRSLVDKAKLNAGWLDSSRSLMEQGIQDDEQLLLRFKYYTFFDLNPKYDAVRINQLYEQARWAILLEEIDCTEEEMLIFAALQYHISKLSLSAETQDFTNESEVDEVEAALSNLEVTLEGGKADNALEDITDIPKLADNLKLFRPKKLILKAFKQYWFIFKDTSIAYFKNKELEQGEPVEKLNLRGCEVVPDVNVAGRKFGIKLLIPVADGMNEVYLRCDHENQYAQWMAACILASKGKTMADSSYQPEVLNILSFLRMKNRNSASQVASSLETMDMNPECFVSPRCAKKHKSKQLAARILEAHQNVAQMPLVEAKLRFIQAWQSLPEFGLTYYLVRFKGSKKDDILGVSYNRLIRIDAATGIPITTWRFTNMKQWNVNWEIRQVAIEFDQNVSIAFTCLSADCKIVHEYIGGYIFLSTRSKDQNETLDEDLFHKLTGGQE; encoded by the exons ACATATCCCAAGACTGGTCAGACTTTGCCCTCTGGTGGGAACAGAAACATTGCTGGCTTCTGAAAACGCACTGGACTCTGGACAAATGCGGGGTCCAGGCAGATGCAAAGCTTCTCTTCACCCCACAGCACAAAATGCTTCGCCTCCGCCTGCCAAATGTGAAGACAGTGAGGTTGCGAGTCAGCTTCTCAGCTGTGGTTTTTAAAGCTGTCAGTGATATCTGCAAAATCCTGA ATATCAGACGATCAGAAGAACTTTCCTTGTTAAAGCCTTCTGgtgactattttaaaaagaagaaaaaaaaagacaaaagtaacaAGGAGCCCATCATTGAAGATATTTTAAACCTGGAGGGTTCTCCAACGACTTCAGGTCCACCAG TCAGCCCTGGCTTGTACAGTAAAACCATGACTCCCACATATGACCCCATCAATGGAACGCCGGCGTCCTCCACCATGACTTGGTTCAGCGACAGCCCTTTGACAGAACAAAACTGCAGCATCCTCGCATTCAGCCAACCCCCCCAGTCACCAGAAGCGCTGGCTGATATGTACCAGCCTCGGTCTCTGGTTGACAAAGCCAAGCTTAACGCAGG TTGGCTGGACTCCTCACGTTCCCTTATGGAGCAAGGCATCCAGGACGATGAGCAGCTACTGTTACGATTTAAATACTACACGTTCTTTGACTTGAATCCCAAA taCGATGCTGTCCGAATCAACCAGCTCTATGAACAAGCCAGGTGGGCCATTCTCTTGGAAGAAATTGATTGCACGGAAGAAGAAATGTTGATCTTTGCAGCACTGCAG TATCACATTAGCAAACTGTCGCTGTCAGCTGAAACACAGGATTTTACAAATGAGTCTGAGGTGGACGAAGTAGAAGCTGCACTCTCTAATTTGGAAGTGACCCTAGAAGGTGGAAAAGCAGACAACGCTTTG GAGGACATTACTGATATCCCTAAACTTGCAGATAATCTCAAATTATTTAG GCCCAAGAAGCTAATATTGAAGGCTTTCAAACAGTATTGGTTCATCTTTAAAGACACATCTatagcttactttaaaaataaggaacttGAGCAAGGAGAACCAGTAGAAAAACTAAATCTTAGAG GCTGTGAAGTTGTGCCAGACGTCAACGTAGCAGGGAGAAAATTTGGAATCAAGTTACTAATCCCTGTTGCCGATGGTATGAATGAAGTATATCTGAGATGTGAccat GAGAATCAGTATGCCCAATGGATGGCTGCCTGCATCCTGGCATCGAAGGGCAAAACCATGGCAGACAGCTCCTATCAGCCAGAGGTCCTCAACATCCTTTCATTTCTGAGGATGAAAAACCGGAACTCAGCATCTCAGGTGGCTTCCAGTCTTGAAACCATGGACATGAACCCTGAATGTTTTGTGTCACCTCGGTGTGCAAAAAAACACAAGTCAAAGCAG CTGGCAGCCCGGATTCTAGAAGCCCACCAGAATGTGGCCCAGATGCCGCTGGTCGAAGCCAAGCTGCGGTTCATCCAGGCCTGGCAATCTCTACCTGAATTTGGCCTCACCTACTATCTTGTCAG atttaaaggaagcaagaaagatGATATTCTGGGAGTTTCATATAATAGGTTGATTAGAATTGATGCAGCCACTGGGATTCCAATTACAACATGGAGATTCACAAATATGAAACAGTGGAACGTCAACTGGGAAATCCGACAG GTGGCAATCGAATTTGACCAGAATGTCTCCATCGCCTTCACCTGCCTGAGTGCAGACTGCAAGATCGTGCATGAATACATCGGTGGCTACATTTTCTTGTCCACTCGGTCTAAGGACCAGAATGAGACCCTTGACGAGGACCTGTTCCACAAGCTGACTGGTGGTCAGGAATGA
- the FERMT1 gene encoding fermitin family homolog 1 isoform X2, translated as MMLSSSDFESASWELVVRVDHPNEEEQKDVTLRVSGDLHVGGLMLKLVEQINISQDWSDFALWWEQKHCWLLKTHWTLDKCGVQADAKLLFTPQHKMLRLRLPNVKTVRLRVSFSAVVFKAVSDICKILNIRRSEELSLLKPSGDYFKKKKKKDKSNKEPIIEDILNLEGSPTTSGPPVSPGLYSKTMTPTYDPINGTPASSTMTWFSDSPLTEQNCSILAFSQPPQSPEALADMYQPRSLVDKAKLNAGWLDSSRSLMEQGIQDDEQLLLRFKYYTFFDLNPKYDAVRINQLYEQARWAILLEEIDCTEEEMLIFAALQYHISKLSLSAETQDFTNESEVDEVEAALSNLEVTLEGGKADNALEDITDIPKLADNLKLFRPKKLILKAFKQYWFIFKDTSIAYFKNKELEQGEPVEKLNLRGCEVVPDVNVAGRKFGIKLLIPVADGMNEVYLRCDHENQYAQWMAACILASKGKTMADSSYQPEVLNILSFLRMKNRNSASQVASSLETMDMNPECFVSPRCAKKHKSKQLAARILEAHQNVAQMPLVEAKLRFIQAWQSLPEFGLTYYLVRFYLFI; from the exons ACATATCCCAAGACTGGTCAGACTTTGCCCTCTGGTGGGAACAGAAACATTGCTGGCTTCTGAAAACGCACTGGACTCTGGACAAATGCGGGGTCCAGGCAGATGCAAAGCTTCTCTTCACCCCACAGCACAAAATGCTTCGCCTCCGCCTGCCAAATGTGAAGACAGTGAGGTTGCGAGTCAGCTTCTCAGCTGTGGTTTTTAAAGCTGTCAGTGATATCTGCAAAATCCTGA ATATCAGACGATCAGAAGAACTTTCCTTGTTAAAGCCTTCTGgtgactattttaaaaagaagaaaaaaaaagacaaaagtaacaAGGAGCCCATCATTGAAGATATTTTAAACCTGGAGGGTTCTCCAACGACTTCAGGTCCACCAG TCAGCCCTGGCTTGTACAGTAAAACCATGACTCCCACATATGACCCCATCAATGGAACGCCGGCGTCCTCCACCATGACTTGGTTCAGCGACAGCCCTTTGACAGAACAAAACTGCAGCATCCTCGCATTCAGCCAACCCCCCCAGTCACCAGAAGCGCTGGCTGATATGTACCAGCCTCGGTCTCTGGTTGACAAAGCCAAGCTTAACGCAGG TTGGCTGGACTCCTCACGTTCCCTTATGGAGCAAGGCATCCAGGACGATGAGCAGCTACTGTTACGATTTAAATACTACACGTTCTTTGACTTGAATCCCAAA taCGATGCTGTCCGAATCAACCAGCTCTATGAACAAGCCAGGTGGGCCATTCTCTTGGAAGAAATTGATTGCACGGAAGAAGAAATGTTGATCTTTGCAGCACTGCAG TATCACATTAGCAAACTGTCGCTGTCAGCTGAAACACAGGATTTTACAAATGAGTCTGAGGTGGACGAAGTAGAAGCTGCACTCTCTAATTTGGAAGTGACCCTAGAAGGTGGAAAAGCAGACAACGCTTTG GAGGACATTACTGATATCCCTAAACTTGCAGATAATCTCAAATTATTTAG GCCCAAGAAGCTAATATTGAAGGCTTTCAAACAGTATTGGTTCATCTTTAAAGACACATCTatagcttactttaaaaataaggaacttGAGCAAGGAGAACCAGTAGAAAAACTAAATCTTAGAG GCTGTGAAGTTGTGCCAGACGTCAACGTAGCAGGGAGAAAATTTGGAATCAAGTTACTAATCCCTGTTGCCGATGGTATGAATGAAGTATATCTGAGATGTGAccat GAGAATCAGTATGCCCAATGGATGGCTGCCTGCATCCTGGCATCGAAGGGCAAAACCATGGCAGACAGCTCCTATCAGCCAGAGGTCCTCAACATCCTTTCATTTCTGAGGATGAAAAACCGGAACTCAGCATCTCAGGTGGCTTCCAGTCTTGAAACCATGGACATGAACCCTGAATGTTTTGTGTCACCTCGGTGTGCAAAAAAACACAAGTCAAAGCAG CTGGCAGCCCGGATTCTAGAAGCCCACCAGAATGTGGCCCAGATGCCGCTGGTCGAAGCCAAGCTGCGGTTCATCCAGGCCTGGCAATCTCTACCTGAATTTGGCCTCACCTACTATCTTGTCAG gttttatttattcatctga
- the FERMT1 gene encoding fermitin family homolog 1 isoform X3, with protein sequence MLRLRLPNVKTVRLRVSFSAVVFKAVSDICKILNIRRSEELSLLKPSGDYFKKKKKKDKSNKEPIIEDILNLEGSPTTSGPPVSPGLYSKTMTPTYDPINGTPASSTMTWFSDSPLTEQNCSILAFSQPPQSPEALADMYQPRSLVDKAKLNAGWLDSSRSLMEQGIQDDEQLLLRFKYYTFFDLNPKYDAVRINQLYEQARWAILLEEIDCTEEEMLIFAALQYHISKLSLSAETQDFTNESEVDEVEAALSNLEVTLEGGKADNALEDITDIPKLADNLKLFRPKKLILKAFKQYWFIFKDTSIAYFKNKELEQGEPVEKLNLRGCEVVPDVNVAGRKFGIKLLIPVADGMNEVYLRCDHENQYAQWMAACILASKGKTMADSSYQPEVLNILSFLRMKNRNSASQVASSLETMDMNPECFVSPRCAKKHKSKQLAARILEAHQNVAQMPLVEAKLRFIQAWQSLPEFGLTYYLVRFKGSKKDDILGVSYNRLIRIDAATGIPITTWRFTNMKQWNVNWEIRQVAIEFDQNVSIAFTCLSADCKIVHEYIGGYIFLSTRSKDQNETLDEDLFHKLTGGQE encoded by the exons ATGCTTCGCCTCCGCCTGCCAAATGTGAAGACAGTGAGGTTGCGAGTCAGCTTCTCAGCTGTGGTTTTTAAAGCTGTCAGTGATATCTGCAAAATCCTGA ATATCAGACGATCAGAAGAACTTTCCTTGTTAAAGCCTTCTGgtgactattttaaaaagaagaaaaaaaaagacaaaagtaacaAGGAGCCCATCATTGAAGATATTTTAAACCTGGAGGGTTCTCCAACGACTTCAGGTCCACCAG TCAGCCCTGGCTTGTACAGTAAAACCATGACTCCCACATATGACCCCATCAATGGAACGCCGGCGTCCTCCACCATGACTTGGTTCAGCGACAGCCCTTTGACAGAACAAAACTGCAGCATCCTCGCATTCAGCCAACCCCCCCAGTCACCAGAAGCGCTGGCTGATATGTACCAGCCTCGGTCTCTGGTTGACAAAGCCAAGCTTAACGCAGG TTGGCTGGACTCCTCACGTTCCCTTATGGAGCAAGGCATCCAGGACGATGAGCAGCTACTGTTACGATTTAAATACTACACGTTCTTTGACTTGAATCCCAAA taCGATGCTGTCCGAATCAACCAGCTCTATGAACAAGCCAGGTGGGCCATTCTCTTGGAAGAAATTGATTGCACGGAAGAAGAAATGTTGATCTTTGCAGCACTGCAG TATCACATTAGCAAACTGTCGCTGTCAGCTGAAACACAGGATTTTACAAATGAGTCTGAGGTGGACGAAGTAGAAGCTGCACTCTCTAATTTGGAAGTGACCCTAGAAGGTGGAAAAGCAGACAACGCTTTG GAGGACATTACTGATATCCCTAAACTTGCAGATAATCTCAAATTATTTAG GCCCAAGAAGCTAATATTGAAGGCTTTCAAACAGTATTGGTTCATCTTTAAAGACACATCTatagcttactttaaaaataaggaacttGAGCAAGGAGAACCAGTAGAAAAACTAAATCTTAGAG GCTGTGAAGTTGTGCCAGACGTCAACGTAGCAGGGAGAAAATTTGGAATCAAGTTACTAATCCCTGTTGCCGATGGTATGAATGAAGTATATCTGAGATGTGAccat GAGAATCAGTATGCCCAATGGATGGCTGCCTGCATCCTGGCATCGAAGGGCAAAACCATGGCAGACAGCTCCTATCAGCCAGAGGTCCTCAACATCCTTTCATTTCTGAGGATGAAAAACCGGAACTCAGCATCTCAGGTGGCTTCCAGTCTTGAAACCATGGACATGAACCCTGAATGTTTTGTGTCACCTCGGTGTGCAAAAAAACACAAGTCAAAGCAG CTGGCAGCCCGGATTCTAGAAGCCCACCAGAATGTGGCCCAGATGCCGCTGGTCGAAGCCAAGCTGCGGTTCATCCAGGCCTGGCAATCTCTACCTGAATTTGGCCTCACCTACTATCTTGTCAG atttaaaggaagcaagaaagatGATATTCTGGGAGTTTCATATAATAGGTTGATTAGAATTGATGCAGCCACTGGGATTCCAATTACAACATGGAGATTCACAAATATGAAACAGTGGAACGTCAACTGGGAAATCCGACAG GTGGCAATCGAATTTGACCAGAATGTCTCCATCGCCTTCACCTGCCTGAGTGCAGACTGCAAGATCGTGCATGAATACATCGGTGGCTACATTTTCTTGTCCACTCGGTCTAAGGACCAGAATGAGACCCTTGACGAGGACCTGTTCCACAAGCTGACTGGTGGTCAGGAATGA